In Rhodamnia argentea isolate NSW1041297 chromosome 4, ASM2092103v1, whole genome shotgun sequence, the following proteins share a genomic window:
- the LOC115754027 gene encoding DDT domain-containing protein DDR4 isoform X3, which translates to MPRPRRVPAAAAAGNASEMKVDGREETPSMLDETGHEIGPEVLQKLREQWELASVLNFLSVFEPVIGNDLKLSAEEIEGGLIRPNSSIAQLHVKLLKQDDAVSYINNALKDGTPISCFRKEKLASHGNGTSYWYEGDATCGHRLYRAVCIPKSKSTNSDERGVPLPFTMFRWDTLATNLDEFSEVVEALASSKGVAEVAVSKIIQSDIIPVLQKIKKNKERALKRKERQKMLLSNCKRFYPVAGSRSCRSRRPISYTFEEYDRAINEAIDVTERSTTEDQRRQYKHREFSKEDDSQNEDPDSSEGVGRNNIYDVPATQINKHGGAGNDYTDEEYDGKCSDDDCSRSNNSDEDCLGSTIDSPNNNNHPKRKIHVAHRVAGSRWSKRLAGAAAHAVEETRELHMKKLLRQRPTQNYALESAIIPDSDEENPL; encoded by the exons ATGCCTCGACCCCGCCGGGTTCCggctgcggcggcggccggcaacGCTAGCGAAATGAAGGTCGACGGTCGCGAGGAGACGCCGTCGATGTTGGACGAGACCGGCCATGAAATAGGTCCGGAGGTACTCCAGAAGCTACGAGAGCAATGGGAGCTCGCCTCCGTTCTCAACTTTCTGAGC GTTTTCGAGCCTGTTATCGGGAACGATCTCAAGTTGTCTGCCGAGGAGATTGAAGGAGGTCTCATAAGGCCCAACTCTTCGATTGCGCAACTACACGTCAAGCTCTTAAAG CAAGATGATGCAGTATCTTACATAAACAATGCTCTTAAAGATGGAACTCCTATATCTTGTTTTCGCAAAGAAAAGCTTGCTAGTCATGGAAATGGAACTTCTTACTG GTACGAGGGAGATGCAACTTGTGGGCACAGGCTATATAGGGCCGTATGTATTCCCAAGTCGAAGTCTACCAACAGTGATGAGCGTGGTGTACCTCTACCATTCACAATGTTTCGGTGGGACACACTTGCCACTAATCTCGACGAGTTTTCTGAAGTAGTG GAAGCACTTGCATCAAGCAAAGGTGTAGCTGAAGTTGCTGTCAGTAAAATCATACAATCTGATATTATACCTGTCctacagaaaattaaaaag AACAAAGAAAGAGCGCTCAAGcggaaagaaagacaaaagatgCTCCTAAGTAATTGTAAGAGATTCTATCCAGTTGCTGGTTCTCGATCCTGCCGAAGTCGTCGGCCTATAAGTTACACATTTG AGGAGTATGATCGGGCTATTAATGAGGCTATAGACGTCACAGA GAGGTCGACTACTGAAGATCAAAGGAGACAGTACAAGCACCGTGAGTTTAGTAAAGAGGATGATAGTCAGAATGAGGATCCAGATTCAAGTGAAGGGGTTGGTAGAAACAATATCTATGATGTTCCGGCGACTCAGATTAACAAGCATGGAGGAGCTGGAAATGACTACACAGATGAGGAATATGATGGAAAATGCAGTGATGATGATTGTAGCAGGTCAAACAACTCGGATGAGGACTGCCTTGGGAGCACAATCGATTCtcctaataataataatcatccaAAGAGAAAAATTCATGTTGCTCATAGAGTTGCTGGATCTCGCTGGAGCAAAAGGTTAGCTGGAGCTGCTGCTCATGCGGTTGAGGAAACAAGGGAGTTGCACATGAAGAAGTTGCTGAGACAAAGACCCACTCAAAACTATGCTCTAGAGTCAGCTATTATACCAGATTCGGATGAAGAAAACCCATTATAG
- the LOC115754027 gene encoding DDT domain-containing protein DDR4 isoform X2, with amino-acid sequence MPRPRRVPAAAAAGNASEMKVDGREETPSMLDETGHEIGPEVLQKLREQWELASVLNFLSVFEPVIGNDLKLSAEEIEGGLIRPNSSIAQLHVKLLKGIPPISKALDGSDAWVTVLCKKLDSWWQWVSEGNMPLTLANGKEIYQYKELDPVGRLLLLRALCELRAIQDDAVSYINNALKDGTPISCFRKEKLASHGNGTSYWYEGDATCGHRLYRAVCIPKSKSTNSDERGVPLPFTMFRWDTLATNLDEFSEVVEALASSKGVAEVAVSKIIQSDIIPVLQKIKKNKERALKRKERQKMLLSNCKRFYPVAGSRSCRSRRPISYTFEEYDRAINEAIDVTERSTTEDQRRQYKHREFSKEDDSQNEDPDSSEGVGRNNIYDVPATQINKHGGAGNDYTDEEYDGKCSDDDCSRSNNSDEDCLGSTIDSPNNNNHPKRKIHVAHRVAGSRWSKRLAGAAAHAVEETRELHMKKLLRQRPTQNYALESAIIPDSDEENPL; translated from the exons ATGCCTCGACCCCGCCGGGTTCCggctgcggcggcggccggcaacGCTAGCGAAATGAAGGTCGACGGTCGCGAGGAGACGCCGTCGATGTTGGACGAGACCGGCCATGAAATAGGTCCGGAGGTACTCCAGAAGCTACGAGAGCAATGGGAGCTCGCCTCCGTTCTCAACTTTCTGAGC GTTTTCGAGCCTGTTATCGGGAACGATCTCAAGTTGTCTGCCGAGGAGATTGAAGGAGGTCTCATAAGGCCCAACTCTTCGATTGCGCAACTACACGTCAAGCTCTTAAAG GGAATTCCGCCTATTAGCAAAGCATTGGATGGTTCTGATGCATGGGTGACTGTACTTTGTAAGAAACTGGATTCATGGTGGCAGTGG GTTTCTGAGGGGAATATGCCATTAACACTGGCTAATGG GAAGGAAATATATCAATACAAAGAACTTGATCCTGTTGGTCGATTACTTTTGCTGAGAGCTCTATGCGAACTCCGAGCCATT CAAGATGATGCAGTATCTTACATAAACAATGCTCTTAAAGATGGAACTCCTATATCTTGTTTTCGCAAAGAAAAGCTTGCTAGTCATGGAAATGGAACTTCTTACTG GTACGAGGGAGATGCAACTTGTGGGCACAGGCTATATAGGGCCGTATGTATTCCCAAGTCGAAGTCTACCAACAGTGATGAGCGTGGTGTACCTCTACCATTCACAATGTTTCGGTGGGACACACTTGCCACTAATCTCGACGAGTTTTCTGAAGTAGTG GAAGCACTTGCATCAAGCAAAGGTGTAGCTGAAGTTGCTGTCAGTAAAATCATACAATCTGATATTATACCTGTCctacagaaaattaaaaag AACAAAGAAAGAGCGCTCAAGcggaaagaaagacaaaagatgCTCCTAAGTAATTGTAAGAGATTCTATCCAGTTGCTGGTTCTCGATCCTGCCGAAGTCGTCGGCCTATAAGTTACACATTTG AGGAGTATGATCGGGCTATTAATGAGGCTATAGACGTCACAGA GAGGTCGACTACTGAAGATCAAAGGAGACAGTACAAGCACCGTGAGTTTAGTAAAGAGGATGATAGTCAGAATGAGGATCCAGATTCAAGTGAAGGGGTTGGTAGAAACAATATCTATGATGTTCCGGCGACTCAGATTAACAAGCATGGAGGAGCTGGAAATGACTACACAGATGAGGAATATGATGGAAAATGCAGTGATGATGATTGTAGCAGGTCAAACAACTCGGATGAGGACTGCCTTGGGAGCACAATCGATTCtcctaataataataatcatccaAAGAGAAAAATTCATGTTGCTCATAGAGTTGCTGGATCTCGCTGGAGCAAAAGGTTAGCTGGAGCTGCTGCTCATGCGGTTGAGGAAACAAGGGAGTTGCACATGAAGAAGTTGCTGAGACAAAGACCCACTCAAAACTATGCTCTAGAGTCAGCTATTATACCAGATTCGGATGAAGAAAACCCATTATAG
- the LOC115754027 gene encoding DDT domain-containing protein DDR4 isoform X1, which translates to MPRPRRVPAAAAAGNASEMKVDGREETPSMLDETGHEIGPEVLQKLREQWELASVLNFLSVFEPVIGNDLKLSAEEIEGGLIRPNSSIAQLHVKLLKGIPPISKALDGSDAWVTVLCKKLDSWWQWLQVSEGNMPLTLANGKEIYQYKELDPVGRLLLLRALCELRAIQDDAVSYINNALKDGTPISCFRKEKLASHGNGTSYWYEGDATCGHRLYRAVCIPKSKSTNSDERGVPLPFTMFRWDTLATNLDEFSEVVEALASSKGVAEVAVSKIIQSDIIPVLQKIKKNKERALKRKERQKMLLSNCKRFYPVAGSRSCRSRRPISYTFEEYDRAINEAIDVTERSTTEDQRRQYKHREFSKEDDSQNEDPDSSEGVGRNNIYDVPATQINKHGGAGNDYTDEEYDGKCSDDDCSRSNNSDEDCLGSTIDSPNNNNHPKRKIHVAHRVAGSRWSKRLAGAAAHAVEETRELHMKKLLRQRPTQNYALESAIIPDSDEENPL; encoded by the exons ATGCCTCGACCCCGCCGGGTTCCggctgcggcggcggccggcaacGCTAGCGAAATGAAGGTCGACGGTCGCGAGGAGACGCCGTCGATGTTGGACGAGACCGGCCATGAAATAGGTCCGGAGGTACTCCAGAAGCTACGAGAGCAATGGGAGCTCGCCTCCGTTCTCAACTTTCTGAGC GTTTTCGAGCCTGTTATCGGGAACGATCTCAAGTTGTCTGCCGAGGAGATTGAAGGAGGTCTCATAAGGCCCAACTCTTCGATTGCGCAACTACACGTCAAGCTCTTAAAG GGAATTCCGCCTATTAGCAAAGCATTGGATGGTTCTGATGCATGGGTGACTGTACTTTGTAAGAAACTGGATTCATGGTGGCAGTGG TTGCAGGTTTCTGAGGGGAATATGCCATTAACACTGGCTAATGG GAAGGAAATATATCAATACAAAGAACTTGATCCTGTTGGTCGATTACTTTTGCTGAGAGCTCTATGCGAACTCCGAGCCATT CAAGATGATGCAGTATCTTACATAAACAATGCTCTTAAAGATGGAACTCCTATATCTTGTTTTCGCAAAGAAAAGCTTGCTAGTCATGGAAATGGAACTTCTTACTG GTACGAGGGAGATGCAACTTGTGGGCACAGGCTATATAGGGCCGTATGTATTCCCAAGTCGAAGTCTACCAACAGTGATGAGCGTGGTGTACCTCTACCATTCACAATGTTTCGGTGGGACACACTTGCCACTAATCTCGACGAGTTTTCTGAAGTAGTG GAAGCACTTGCATCAAGCAAAGGTGTAGCTGAAGTTGCTGTCAGTAAAATCATACAATCTGATATTATACCTGTCctacagaaaattaaaaag AACAAAGAAAGAGCGCTCAAGcggaaagaaagacaaaagatgCTCCTAAGTAATTGTAAGAGATTCTATCCAGTTGCTGGTTCTCGATCCTGCCGAAGTCGTCGGCCTATAAGTTACACATTTG AGGAGTATGATCGGGCTATTAATGAGGCTATAGACGTCACAGA GAGGTCGACTACTGAAGATCAAAGGAGACAGTACAAGCACCGTGAGTTTAGTAAAGAGGATGATAGTCAGAATGAGGATCCAGATTCAAGTGAAGGGGTTGGTAGAAACAATATCTATGATGTTCCGGCGACTCAGATTAACAAGCATGGAGGAGCTGGAAATGACTACACAGATGAGGAATATGATGGAAAATGCAGTGATGATGATTGTAGCAGGTCAAACAACTCGGATGAGGACTGCCTTGGGAGCACAATCGATTCtcctaataataataatcatccaAAGAGAAAAATTCATGTTGCTCATAGAGTTGCTGGATCTCGCTGGAGCAAAAGGTTAGCTGGAGCTGCTGCTCATGCGGTTGAGGAAACAAGGGAGTTGCACATGAAGAAGTTGCTGAGACAAAGACCCACTCAAAACTATGCTCTAGAGTCAGCTATTATACCAGATTCGGATGAAGAAAACCCATTATAG